One Maniola hyperantus chromosome 17, iAphHyp1.2, whole genome shotgun sequence DNA window includes the following coding sequences:
- the LOC117990181 gene encoding RNA-binding protein NOB1, translating into MSKKIKHLVVDTTAFIRAANLQDIAESVYTVQEVVEEITNDRQRRKLVVLPYDLKIKDVFTENIKFVSEFAKKTGDYTSLSATDIKVMALTYQLEKEIVGAGHLKTEPMIQKTIKVTGLPGFNSDTDKNTPVSEKFDENELASPEFNETNHILPISNNKNEERLTPNPAEIDTNKIADFRVEDGRNVEITVKDGEESDDDSKLAEEIADQIKNMDLRDEKEVDDCIVKVSDDDDDESESEESDSDNGEWITPNNFKEKKKELGDGEFEDRNVDVACITSDFAMQNVLKQIGLYVTSIDGRVIRHLRTFIFRCTTCFKTTSIMTKLFCPKCGHATLKKVSVSVDEHGNQHIHINGKKPLTARGKKFSLPTPKGGQHFQYPILTEDQHIHKRFATKMARSKTNALDPDYTAGFSPFVMKDVNSKSAVLGVRADKQDVKYWMKHYSKGKK; encoded by the coding sequence ATGTCTAAGAAAATTAAACACTTGGTCGTGGATACGACTGCGTTCATCCGAGCAGCCAATTTGCAGGACATCGCAGAATCTGTATACACAGTACAAGAGGTTGTCGAAGAGATAACCAACGACAGACAAAGGAGGAAACTCGTAGTGCTACCGTACGACTTGAAAATCAAGGATGTATTCACAGAAAACATCAAATTCGTTAGTGAGTTCGCGAAGAAAACTGGTGACTATACCAGCCTTTCTGCTACGGATATTAAGGTTATGGCTCTAACATATCAACTTGAAAAGGAGATTGTCGGCGCTGGACACCTTAAAACCGAACCAATGATACAAAAGACTATTAAAGTTACTGGGCTACCTGGTTTCAATTCTGATACAGATAAAAATACTCCAGTATCTGAAAAATTTGATGAAAACGAACTTGCTTCCCCTGAATTTAATGAAACAAACCATATTCTACctatttcaaataataaaaatgaagaaaGATTAACTCCGAACCCAGCAGAAATAGATACAAATAAAATAGCTGACTTCCGAGTTGAAGATGGAAGAAATGTTGAAATTACTGTCAAAGATGGTGAAGAAAGTGATGATGACAGCAAACTAGCAGAGGAAATAGccgatcaaataaaaaatatggatTTGAGAGATGAGAAAGAAGTTGATGACTGCATTGTTAAGGTTtctgatgatgacgatgatgagtCAGAAAGTGAGGAATCTGATAGTGATAATGGTGAGTGGATTACACCTAACAACTTTAAAGAGAAGAAGAAAGAACTAGGAGATGGAGAATTTGAGGACAGAAATGTAGATGTAGCGTGCATAACCTCCGATTTCGCCATGCAGAACGTTCTGAAACAAATTGGGTTATACGTAACATCTATAGATGGGAGGGTCATTAGACATTTACGGACATTCATTTTTCGTTGCACCACTTGCTTTAAAACAACGAGCATTATGACAAAACTGTTCTGCCCGAAATGTGGACATGCAACTTTAAAAAAGGTTTCTGTAAGTGTTGATGAGCATGGTAATCAACATATACATATAAATGGTAAAAAACCCTTAACAGCTAGAGGCAAAAAGTTTAGTTTGCCCACACCTAAAGGAGGCCAGCATTTTCAGTACCCTATATTAACAGAGGACCAGCATATTCATAAGAGGTTTGCAACAAAAATGGCTCGAAGCAAAACCAATGCTTTAGACCCCGACTACACCGCTGGCTTCTCTCCGTTTGTCATGAAAGATGTAAACTCCAAATCTGCAGTTCTAGGAGTGAGGGCGGACAAACAAGACGTTAAATACTGGATGAAACATTACTCTAAAGgaaagaaatga